In one window of Porites lutea chromosome 8, jaPorLute2.1, whole genome shotgun sequence DNA:
- the LOC140946256 gene encoding glutamate receptor 2-like: MNIPYIKNQVFEKMENNLKIIYNNTNKGLLALAYDSVEVLKRALNEQPCSSINGTAVTMNDTAEILACIRKVDMSGRTGKVKFDEKGSRKEVNLEILNLQNNSFRGVGTWNSTTGVTMFGNIFRNSKPSSTAETLEGKKLRVVIVENEPFVMKKQDGDSVWYEGYCIDLFKELAKILKFTYEFYPTPDGYYGAKTENGTWNGLIGELIKKRADVIVASLTVTELRAKVVDFTVPFMFYTNDILMKKSSKENHDLLQFMSPFHSSVWFCTLSSLVIVSVAVFGINYYSPYGYKDENGRRTSDEFSYFNSLWFAVACMLQQGGDNTPRSLSGRILTGCYWFCILIWVSTYTANLAAFFTVKYAEHPINNLEDLAKSNYETGVIHSGATYQAFKESQYKTHKKIWHRMKVANTFPPSIAEGVQWVRERERFVFISEGPTLRHAAKEPPCNLKSVPGLSSTNGLAFALQANDPHTMQFTLAILRLQNTLVLEDLYRKWWQTSNSCADDEENKLLEQKQIDLRSMLGVYIVLIGGMALAFITLMAEMYWERRLRRRLLSAFRK, from the exons ATGAATATTCCATACATCAAAAACCAAGTTTTTGAGAAGATGGAGAACAACCTCAAAATAATCTACAACAATACCAACAAG GGGCTTCTTGCACTAGCTTACGATTCCGTCGAAGTTCTAAAACGAGCATTGAACGAACAGCCATGCTCTTCTATTAATGGCACGGCCGTTACTATGAACGATACAGCTGAAATATTAGCTTGTATAAGAAAG GTCGATATGAGTGGGAGAACAGGAAAAGTCAAGTTTGACGAGAAAGGAAGTAGAAAGGAGGTTAATCTGGAAATTCTGAACctacaaaacaattcttttagAGGA GTAGGTACGTGGAATTCAACCACAGGTGTTACGATGTTTGGAAATATTTTCCGTAACTCAAAACCTTCATCTACTGCAGAAACTTTGGAAGGGAAAAAGTTGAGAGTTGTCATAGTGGAG AATGAACCTTTTGTTATGAAGAAACAGGATGGTGACAGCGTATGGTATGAAGGATATTGCATCGATCTTTTCAAAGAACTGGCAAAAATTCTCAAGTTTACATATGAGTTCTACCCTACGCCTGACGGATATTATGGCGCTAAAACGGAAAATGGAACATGGAACGGATTGATTGGAGAGCTAATAAAAAAG agAGCTGATGTAATCGTAGCTTCACTAACTGTCACCGAACTTAGGGCGAAGGTGGTGGACTTCACTGTCCCATTCATGTTTTACACTAATGATATTTTAATGAAGAAATCTTCAAAGGAAAACCATGATTTGCTGCAGTTCATGAGCCCATTTCACAGTAGCGTTTGGTTCTGCACTTTGAGCTCGCTGGTTATAGTTTCTGTGGCCGTGTTTGGAATAAACTACTACAGTCCTTATGGGTACAAAGACGAAAATGGCCGTAGAACCTCGGATGAGTTCAGCTATTTCAATAGTCTGTGGTTTGCTGTGGCCTGTATGCTGCAACAAGGCGGTGATAACACGCCACGAAGCTTATCAg GCCGAATTCTGACCGGATGTTACTGGTTTTGTATTTTGATCTGGGTCTCAACGTACACTGCCAATCTGGCCGCCTTCTTTACGGTGAAATACGCGGAGCACCCTATTAACAACCTCGAAGACTTGGCAAAGTCAAATTATGAAACTGGAGTCATTCATTCAGGAGCAACTTACCAGGCTTTTAAAGAAAGCCAATACAAGACACACAAAAAGATTTGGCATAGGATGAAGGTGGCCAATACCTTTCCCCCCAGCATAGCTGAAGGTGTTCAATGGGTCAGGGAACGGGaaagatttgtttttatttctgaaGGACCCACTCTTAGGCATGCGGCTAAGGAGCCACCTTGTAACCTAAAATCAG TTCCAGGGTTAAGTTCAACAAATGGGTTAGCATTCGCTCTTCAAGCAAATGATCCTCATACCATGCAATTTACACTGGCCATTCTACGTCTTCAAAACACTCTTGTTCTCGAGGATTTGTATCGAAAATGGTGGCAAACATCTAACAGTTGCGCCGATGATGAAGAAAATAAAC ttttggaGCAGAAGCAGATTGATCTGAGAAGTATGCTTGGTGTCTATATTGTTCTTATTGGCGGCATGGCTTTAGCATTTATCACGCTAATGGCCGAAATGTACTGGGAGAGAAGACTAAGGAGAAGACTGCTTAGCGCGTTTCGAAAGTAA